In the genome of Takifugu rubripes chromosome 18, fTakRub1.2, whole genome shotgun sequence, one region contains:
- the vezt gene encoding vezatin isoform X2 has translation MTEEFDEDVVFENSPLFQYLHDLGHTDFETCPIASQEEEYIDPEGDLTNPDNNPPKTLGGRFWRLAETLWTWSPIHQAAATRKLGQQLDSVFGQYSVRCILDQDVLLQEDVELIELLDPSLLTLSSSPSGSPGRANALPRPSFIARPSLWDTAGLIGLAAVLLGLCTTAGGLWSLATVPCCLAVLGWVGLRGVMLWRLGSMQRAIHTQATHLQTLVHNGKTLTGLSRKALRLVQETEVISKGFTLVSAANSFSRAGPGAMPRGQQLMGLRKSLYRALRSAFRASRRATCHMLKAFPLNSEIDNVTNYVSAVPLKELGLGLGIEHLSDEQAQELTDDFSLPALKMLFQLWVGQSSECFRRLALLLSPRRIEELDEGEASATPAPLLHRSIFTVIKPLQIALDSCLNEVQRSYDFHRHFETHLRRTGSDRMGRAREKCRELNALHTSIRSLQLHLKALLSEMIILEDDLEKLMVSNEPTELTYEGYQEINERLNQLQPHMQASSGCWEDTINQVGHMLRRANAVSGNTEGLQPRGPSVAEIPADPPSYPLILDKDPVPEELEWEAYVSDSDSDGEGRGSWPDMLSPVERERQRREREESRRVLYELKAVLGFRASEGERMKRKQLLFDDQAAVTPSGRTEICDLASDPIGMGPSLGSAECDGDGSQTSGHPAGREAQEEEAKDGRMTPSPGPAAELATEFSCGSDAKDGELEGASVCRRGGGGASELHQYDGVLEEGEGYNGLDCFLDPKVPAVSVMDRLTEIHGSEVLSFNSVLAAQVAARSHSLINMEEQTFGDDEEEEEEEEEEEEDSDRKTPEMD, from the exons ATGACTGAGGAGTTTGACGAAGATGTGGTTTTTGAG AACTCCCCTCTTTTCCAGTACCTGCATGATCTAGGGCACACTGACTTCGAGACATGTCCAATAGCATCGCAGGAGGAAGAATATATCGATCCAGAGGGAGACCTCACCAATCCCGATAATAATCCACCAAAGACTCTT GGAGGTCGCTTCTGGAGGCTGGCTGAAACTTTGTGGACATGGAGTCCGATTCACCAAGCGGCTGCAACTCGTAAACTAGGCCAGCAGCTG GACAGTGTATTTGGTCAGTACTCTGTAAGGTGCATTCTAGACCAGGATGTGTTGCTTCAGGAGGATGTAGAGTTAATCGAGCTGCTGGACCCTAGTCTGCTGACCCTCAGCTCCTCGCCCTCTGGATCGCCAGGTCGAGCAAATGCTCTACCCAGACCAAGCTTCATAGCCAGGCCCTCTTTATG GGACACAGCAGGGCTGATTGGCCTGGCAGCAGTGCTGCTGGGTCTCTGTACCACAGCTGGGGGCCTGTGGTCCCTGGCTACAGTCCCATGTTGCTTGGCAGTGCTGGGTTGGGTGGGGCTGAGAGGGGTCATGCTCTGGAGACTTGGTTCCATGCAGAGAGCCATCCACACCCAGGCCACACATCTCCAGACACTCGTCCACAATGGAAAGACTCTGACTGGGCTATCTCGCAAAGCTCTGCGCCTGGTGCAGGAGACCGAGGTCATCTCCAAAGGTTTCACCCT GGTGAGTGCGGCCAACTCCTTTAGCAGGGCGGGGCCGGGGGCCATGCCACGGGGCCAGCAGCTGATGGGACTGAGAAAGTCTCTGTATCGGGCCCTGCGCTCAGCCTTCAGAGCCTCACGTAGAGCCACCTGCCACATGCTGAAGGC GTTCCCCCTAAACTCTGAGATCGATAACGTGACCAACTACGTGTCTGCGGTGCCTCTGAAGGAGCTTGGACTGGGCCTGGGTATTGAGCACCTGAGTGATGAACAGGCTCAAGAGCTGACAGATGACTTCAGCCTACCTGCTTTGAAG ATGCTTTTCCAGCTGTGGGTTGGACAGAGTTCTGAGTGTTTCCGTCGACTGGCTCTCCTCTTGTCCCCCCGGAGAATTGAGGAGCTAGATGAAGGGGAGGCCTCTGCTACTCCAGCCCCACTGCTGCATCGGTCCATCTTCACAGTGATCAAACCCCTTCAAATCGCTCTGGATAGTTGCCTGAATGAAGTGCAACGTAGTTACGACTTCCACCGACACTTCGAGACTCACCTGAGGAGGACAGGCTCTGACAGAATGGGCAGAGCTAGAGAGAAATGCAGAGAGCTGAACGCCCTTCACACCTCCATCAGAAGTCTGCAGCTGCACCTCAAGGCTCTGCTCAGCGA GATGATCATCCTGGAGGATGACCTGGAGAAACTGATGGTGTCCAACGAGCCGACAGAGTTGACCTATGAGGGTTACCAGGAGATTAATGAGCGTCTgaaccagctgcagcctcacatgCAGGCcagcagtggctgctgggaggaCACTATTAACCAAGTAGGACACATGTTGAGACGGGCAAACGCCGTGTCAG GCAACACTGAGGGTTTACAGCCGAGGGGTCCTTCTGTAGCTGAAATCCCTGCTGATCCTCCATCATACCCATTGATCTTGGACAAAGACCCAGTCCCAGAAGAGCTG GAGTGGGAAGCCTACGTCTCTGACTCAGACTCCGATGGTGAGGGTCGGGGATCTTGGCCTGACATGTTGTCGCCGGTAGAACGGGAGCGGCAGCGTCGGGAGAGGGAGGAGTCCCGGCGCGTCCTGTACGAACTCAAAGCAGTGCTTGGCTTCCGTGCATCTGAgggggagaggatgaagaggaagcagcTGCTCTTCGATGACCAAG ctgctgtgaCGCCGTCAGGCCGCACTGAGATTTGTGATCTAGCGTCAGATCCGATAGGCATGGGCCCCTCTCTGGGATCAGCCGAATGTGATGGAGACGGAAGCCAAACTTCAGGGCACCCTGCAGGAAGGGAagcacaggaagaggaagcaaaGGATGGCAGGATGACGCCCAGCCCCGGCCCCGCTGCAGAACTGGCCACAGAGTTCAGCTGCGGCTCTGACGCGAAGGATGGGGAGCTGGAAGGAGCGTCGGTCTGcagacgtggaggaggaggagcatcaGAGCTACACCAATATGATGGCGTcttggaggagggggaggggtacAATGGTTTAGATTGCTTCCTGGACCCCAAAGTCCCTGCCGTTTCCGTCATGGACCGTCTGACAGAGATCCATGGCTCAGAAGTCCTCAGCTTCAACTCTGTGCTGGCCGCTCAGGTGGCAgcacgctcacactcactcatCAACATGGAGGAACAGACATTTGgagacgacgaagaggaggaggaggaggaggaggaggaggaggaggattctgACAGGAAGACCCCTGAGATGGACTAA
- the vezt gene encoding vezatin isoform X1 — MTEEFDEDVVFENSPLFQYLHDLGHTDFETCPIASQEEEYIDPEGDLTNPDNNPPKTLGGRFWRLAETLWTWSPIHQAAATRKLGQQLDSVFGQYSVRCILDQDVLLQEDVELIELLDPSLLTLSSSPSGSPGRANALPRPSFIARPSLWDTAGLIGLAAVLLGLCTTAGGLWSLATVPCCLAVLGWVGLRGVMLWRLGSMQRAIHTQATHLQTLVHNGKTLTGLSRKALRLVQETEVISKGFTLLLDRVSAANSFSRAGPGAMPRGQQLMGLRKSLYRALRSAFRASRRATCHMLKAFPLNSEIDNVTNYVSAVPLKELGLGLGIEHLSDEQAQELTDDFSLPALKMLFQLWVGQSSECFRRLALLLSPRRIEELDEGEASATPAPLLHRSIFTVIKPLQIALDSCLNEVQRSYDFHRHFETHLRRTGSDRMGRAREKCRELNALHTSIRSLQLHLKALLSEMIILEDDLEKLMVSNEPTELTYEGYQEINERLNQLQPHMQASSGCWEDTINQVGHMLRRANAVSGNTEGLQPRGPSVAEIPADPPSYPLILDKDPVPEELEWEAYVSDSDSDGEGRGSWPDMLSPVERERQRREREESRRVLYELKAVLGFRASEGERMKRKQLLFDDQAAVTPSGRTEICDLASDPIGMGPSLGSAECDGDGSQTSGHPAGREAQEEEAKDGRMTPSPGPAAELATEFSCGSDAKDGELEGASVCRRGGGGASELHQYDGVLEEGEGYNGLDCFLDPKVPAVSVMDRLTEIHGSEVLSFNSVLAAQVAARSHSLINMEEQTFGDDEEEEEEEEEEEEDSDRKTPEMD, encoded by the exons ATGACTGAGGAGTTTGACGAAGATGTGGTTTTTGAG AACTCCCCTCTTTTCCAGTACCTGCATGATCTAGGGCACACTGACTTCGAGACATGTCCAATAGCATCGCAGGAGGAAGAATATATCGATCCAGAGGGAGACCTCACCAATCCCGATAATAATCCACCAAAGACTCTT GGAGGTCGCTTCTGGAGGCTGGCTGAAACTTTGTGGACATGGAGTCCGATTCACCAAGCGGCTGCAACTCGTAAACTAGGCCAGCAGCTG GACAGTGTATTTGGTCAGTACTCTGTAAGGTGCATTCTAGACCAGGATGTGTTGCTTCAGGAGGATGTAGAGTTAATCGAGCTGCTGGACCCTAGTCTGCTGACCCTCAGCTCCTCGCCCTCTGGATCGCCAGGTCGAGCAAATGCTCTACCCAGACCAAGCTTCATAGCCAGGCCCTCTTTATG GGACACAGCAGGGCTGATTGGCCTGGCAGCAGTGCTGCTGGGTCTCTGTACCACAGCTGGGGGCCTGTGGTCCCTGGCTACAGTCCCATGTTGCTTGGCAGTGCTGGGTTGGGTGGGGCTGAGAGGGGTCATGCTCTGGAGACTTGGTTCCATGCAGAGAGCCATCCACACCCAGGCCACACATCTCCAGACACTCGTCCACAATGGAAAGACTCTGACTGGGCTATCTCGCAAAGCTCTGCGCCTGGTGCAGGAGACCGAGGTCATCTCCAAAGGTTTCACCCT TTTGCTCGACAGGGTGAGTGCGGCCAACTCCTTTAGCAGGGCGGGGCCGGGGGCCATGCCACGGGGCCAGCAGCTGATGGGACTGAGAAAGTCTCTGTATCGGGCCCTGCGCTCAGCCTTCAGAGCCTCACGTAGAGCCACCTGCCACATGCTGAAGGC GTTCCCCCTAAACTCTGAGATCGATAACGTGACCAACTACGTGTCTGCGGTGCCTCTGAAGGAGCTTGGACTGGGCCTGGGTATTGAGCACCTGAGTGATGAACAGGCTCAAGAGCTGACAGATGACTTCAGCCTACCTGCTTTGAAG ATGCTTTTCCAGCTGTGGGTTGGACAGAGTTCTGAGTGTTTCCGTCGACTGGCTCTCCTCTTGTCCCCCCGGAGAATTGAGGAGCTAGATGAAGGGGAGGCCTCTGCTACTCCAGCCCCACTGCTGCATCGGTCCATCTTCACAGTGATCAAACCCCTTCAAATCGCTCTGGATAGTTGCCTGAATGAAGTGCAACGTAGTTACGACTTCCACCGACACTTCGAGACTCACCTGAGGAGGACAGGCTCTGACAGAATGGGCAGAGCTAGAGAGAAATGCAGAGAGCTGAACGCCCTTCACACCTCCATCAGAAGTCTGCAGCTGCACCTCAAGGCTCTGCTCAGCGA GATGATCATCCTGGAGGATGACCTGGAGAAACTGATGGTGTCCAACGAGCCGACAGAGTTGACCTATGAGGGTTACCAGGAGATTAATGAGCGTCTgaaccagctgcagcctcacatgCAGGCcagcagtggctgctgggaggaCACTATTAACCAAGTAGGACACATGTTGAGACGGGCAAACGCCGTGTCAG GCAACACTGAGGGTTTACAGCCGAGGGGTCCTTCTGTAGCTGAAATCCCTGCTGATCCTCCATCATACCCATTGATCTTGGACAAAGACCCAGTCCCAGAAGAGCTG GAGTGGGAAGCCTACGTCTCTGACTCAGACTCCGATGGTGAGGGTCGGGGATCTTGGCCTGACATGTTGTCGCCGGTAGAACGGGAGCGGCAGCGTCGGGAGAGGGAGGAGTCCCGGCGCGTCCTGTACGAACTCAAAGCAGTGCTTGGCTTCCGTGCATCTGAgggggagaggatgaagaggaagcagcTGCTCTTCGATGACCAAG ctgctgtgaCGCCGTCAGGCCGCACTGAGATTTGTGATCTAGCGTCAGATCCGATAGGCATGGGCCCCTCTCTGGGATCAGCCGAATGTGATGGAGACGGAAGCCAAACTTCAGGGCACCCTGCAGGAAGGGAagcacaggaagaggaagcaaaGGATGGCAGGATGACGCCCAGCCCCGGCCCCGCTGCAGAACTGGCCACAGAGTTCAGCTGCGGCTCTGACGCGAAGGATGGGGAGCTGGAAGGAGCGTCGGTCTGcagacgtggaggaggaggagcatcaGAGCTACACCAATATGATGGCGTcttggaggagggggaggggtacAATGGTTTAGATTGCTTCCTGGACCCCAAAGTCCCTGCCGTTTCCGTCATGGACCGTCTGACAGAGATCCATGGCTCAGAAGTCCTCAGCTTCAACTCTGTGCTGGCCGCTCAGGTGGCAgcacgctcacactcactcatCAACATGGAGGAACAGACATTTGgagacgacgaagaggaggaggaggaggaggaggaggaggaggaggattctgACAGGAAGACCCCTGAGATGGACTAA
- the vezt gene encoding vezatin isoform X3, which yields MRRFWENSPLFQYLHDLGHTDFETCPIASQEEEYIDPEGDLTNPDNNPPKTLGGRFWRLAETLWTWSPIHQAAATRKLGQQLDSVFGQYSVRCILDQDVLLQEDVELIELLDPSLLTLSSSPSGSPGRANALPRPSFIARPSLWDTAGLIGLAAVLLGLCTTAGGLWSLATVPCCLAVLGWVGLRGVMLWRLGSMQRAIHTQATHLQTLVHNGKTLTGLSRKALRLVQETEVISKGFTLLLDRVSAANSFSRAGPGAMPRGQQLMGLRKSLYRALRSAFRASRRATCHMLKAFPLNSEIDNVTNYVSAVPLKELGLGLGIEHLSDEQAQELTDDFSLPALKMLFQLWVGQSSECFRRLALLLSPRRIEELDEGEASATPAPLLHRSIFTVIKPLQIALDSCLNEVQRSYDFHRHFETHLRRTGSDRMGRAREKCRELNALHTSIRSLQLHLKALLSEMIILEDDLEKLMVSNEPTELTYEGYQEINERLNQLQPHMQASSGCWEDTINQVGHMLRRANAVSGNTEGLQPRGPSVAEIPADPPSYPLILDKDPVPEELEWEAYVSDSDSDGEGRGSWPDMLSPVERERQRREREESRRVLYELKAVLGFRASEGERMKRKQLLFDDQAAVTPSGRTEICDLASDPIGMGPSLGSAECDGDGSQTSGHPAGREAQEEEAKDGRMTPSPGPAAELATEFSCGSDAKDGELEGASVCRRGGGGASELHQYDGVLEEGEGYNGLDCFLDPKVPAVSVMDRLTEIHGSEVLSFNSVLAAQVAARSHSLINMEEQTFGDDEEEEEEEEEEEEDSDRKTPEMD from the exons ATGCGTCGGTTCTGGGAA AACTCCCCTCTTTTCCAGTACCTGCATGATCTAGGGCACACTGACTTCGAGACATGTCCAATAGCATCGCAGGAGGAAGAATATATCGATCCAGAGGGAGACCTCACCAATCCCGATAATAATCCACCAAAGACTCTT GGAGGTCGCTTCTGGAGGCTGGCTGAAACTTTGTGGACATGGAGTCCGATTCACCAAGCGGCTGCAACTCGTAAACTAGGCCAGCAGCTG GACAGTGTATTTGGTCAGTACTCTGTAAGGTGCATTCTAGACCAGGATGTGTTGCTTCAGGAGGATGTAGAGTTAATCGAGCTGCTGGACCCTAGTCTGCTGACCCTCAGCTCCTCGCCCTCTGGATCGCCAGGTCGAGCAAATGCTCTACCCAGACCAAGCTTCATAGCCAGGCCCTCTTTATG GGACACAGCAGGGCTGATTGGCCTGGCAGCAGTGCTGCTGGGTCTCTGTACCACAGCTGGGGGCCTGTGGTCCCTGGCTACAGTCCCATGTTGCTTGGCAGTGCTGGGTTGGGTGGGGCTGAGAGGGGTCATGCTCTGGAGACTTGGTTCCATGCAGAGAGCCATCCACACCCAGGCCACACATCTCCAGACACTCGTCCACAATGGAAAGACTCTGACTGGGCTATCTCGCAAAGCTCTGCGCCTGGTGCAGGAGACCGAGGTCATCTCCAAAGGTTTCACCCT TTTGCTCGACAGGGTGAGTGCGGCCAACTCCTTTAGCAGGGCGGGGCCGGGGGCCATGCCACGGGGCCAGCAGCTGATGGGACTGAGAAAGTCTCTGTATCGGGCCCTGCGCTCAGCCTTCAGAGCCTCACGTAGAGCCACCTGCCACATGCTGAAGGC GTTCCCCCTAAACTCTGAGATCGATAACGTGACCAACTACGTGTCTGCGGTGCCTCTGAAGGAGCTTGGACTGGGCCTGGGTATTGAGCACCTGAGTGATGAACAGGCTCAAGAGCTGACAGATGACTTCAGCCTACCTGCTTTGAAG ATGCTTTTCCAGCTGTGGGTTGGACAGAGTTCTGAGTGTTTCCGTCGACTGGCTCTCCTCTTGTCCCCCCGGAGAATTGAGGAGCTAGATGAAGGGGAGGCCTCTGCTACTCCAGCCCCACTGCTGCATCGGTCCATCTTCACAGTGATCAAACCCCTTCAAATCGCTCTGGATAGTTGCCTGAATGAAGTGCAACGTAGTTACGACTTCCACCGACACTTCGAGACTCACCTGAGGAGGACAGGCTCTGACAGAATGGGCAGAGCTAGAGAGAAATGCAGAGAGCTGAACGCCCTTCACACCTCCATCAGAAGTCTGCAGCTGCACCTCAAGGCTCTGCTCAGCGA GATGATCATCCTGGAGGATGACCTGGAGAAACTGATGGTGTCCAACGAGCCGACAGAGTTGACCTATGAGGGTTACCAGGAGATTAATGAGCGTCTgaaccagctgcagcctcacatgCAGGCcagcagtggctgctgggaggaCACTATTAACCAAGTAGGACACATGTTGAGACGGGCAAACGCCGTGTCAG GCAACACTGAGGGTTTACAGCCGAGGGGTCCTTCTGTAGCTGAAATCCCTGCTGATCCTCCATCATACCCATTGATCTTGGACAAAGACCCAGTCCCAGAAGAGCTG GAGTGGGAAGCCTACGTCTCTGACTCAGACTCCGATGGTGAGGGTCGGGGATCTTGGCCTGACATGTTGTCGCCGGTAGAACGGGAGCGGCAGCGTCGGGAGAGGGAGGAGTCCCGGCGCGTCCTGTACGAACTCAAAGCAGTGCTTGGCTTCCGTGCATCTGAgggggagaggatgaagaggaagcagcTGCTCTTCGATGACCAAG ctgctgtgaCGCCGTCAGGCCGCACTGAGATTTGTGATCTAGCGTCAGATCCGATAGGCATGGGCCCCTCTCTGGGATCAGCCGAATGTGATGGAGACGGAAGCCAAACTTCAGGGCACCCTGCAGGAAGGGAagcacaggaagaggaagcaaaGGATGGCAGGATGACGCCCAGCCCCGGCCCCGCTGCAGAACTGGCCACAGAGTTCAGCTGCGGCTCTGACGCGAAGGATGGGGAGCTGGAAGGAGCGTCGGTCTGcagacgtggaggaggaggagcatcaGAGCTACACCAATATGATGGCGTcttggaggagggggaggggtacAATGGTTTAGATTGCTTCCTGGACCCCAAAGTCCCTGCCGTTTCCGTCATGGACCGTCTGACAGAGATCCATGGCTCAGAAGTCCTCAGCTTCAACTCTGTGCTGGCCGCTCAGGTGGCAgcacgctcacactcactcatCAACATGGAGGAACAGACATTTGgagacgacgaagaggaggaggaggaggaggaggaggaggaggaggattctgACAGGAAGACCCCTGAGATGGACTAA
- the vezt gene encoding vezatin isoform X4 — MHNSPLFQYLHDLGHTDFETCPIASQEEEYIDPEGDLTNPDNNPPKTLGGRFWRLAETLWTWSPIHQAAATRKLGQQLDSVFGQYSVRCILDQDVLLQEDVELIELLDPSLLTLSSSPSGSPGRANALPRPSFIARPSLWDTAGLIGLAAVLLGLCTTAGGLWSLATVPCCLAVLGWVGLRGVMLWRLGSMQRAIHTQATHLQTLVHNGKTLTGLSRKALRLVQETEVISKGFTLLLDRVSAANSFSRAGPGAMPRGQQLMGLRKSLYRALRSAFRASRRATCHMLKAFPLNSEIDNVTNYVSAVPLKELGLGLGIEHLSDEQAQELTDDFSLPALKMLFQLWVGQSSECFRRLALLLSPRRIEELDEGEASATPAPLLHRSIFTVIKPLQIALDSCLNEVQRSYDFHRHFETHLRRTGSDRMGRAREKCRELNALHTSIRSLQLHLKALLSEMIILEDDLEKLMVSNEPTELTYEGYQEINERLNQLQPHMQASSGCWEDTINQVGHMLRRANAVSGNTEGLQPRGPSVAEIPADPPSYPLILDKDPVPEELEWEAYVSDSDSDGEGRGSWPDMLSPVERERQRREREESRRVLYELKAVLGFRASEGERMKRKQLLFDDQAAVTPSGRTEICDLASDPIGMGPSLGSAECDGDGSQTSGHPAGREAQEEEAKDGRMTPSPGPAAELATEFSCGSDAKDGELEGASVCRRGGGGASELHQYDGVLEEGEGYNGLDCFLDPKVPAVSVMDRLTEIHGSEVLSFNSVLAAQVAARSHSLINMEEQTFGDDEEEEEEEEEEEEDSDRKTPEMD; from the exons ATGCAT AACTCCCCTCTTTTCCAGTACCTGCATGATCTAGGGCACACTGACTTCGAGACATGTCCAATAGCATCGCAGGAGGAAGAATATATCGATCCAGAGGGAGACCTCACCAATCCCGATAATAATCCACCAAAGACTCTT GGAGGTCGCTTCTGGAGGCTGGCTGAAACTTTGTGGACATGGAGTCCGATTCACCAAGCGGCTGCAACTCGTAAACTAGGCCAGCAGCTG GACAGTGTATTTGGTCAGTACTCTGTAAGGTGCATTCTAGACCAGGATGTGTTGCTTCAGGAGGATGTAGAGTTAATCGAGCTGCTGGACCCTAGTCTGCTGACCCTCAGCTCCTCGCCCTCTGGATCGCCAGGTCGAGCAAATGCTCTACCCAGACCAAGCTTCATAGCCAGGCCCTCTTTATG GGACACAGCAGGGCTGATTGGCCTGGCAGCAGTGCTGCTGGGTCTCTGTACCACAGCTGGGGGCCTGTGGTCCCTGGCTACAGTCCCATGTTGCTTGGCAGTGCTGGGTTGGGTGGGGCTGAGAGGGGTCATGCTCTGGAGACTTGGTTCCATGCAGAGAGCCATCCACACCCAGGCCACACATCTCCAGACACTCGTCCACAATGGAAAGACTCTGACTGGGCTATCTCGCAAAGCTCTGCGCCTGGTGCAGGAGACCGAGGTCATCTCCAAAGGTTTCACCCT TTTGCTCGACAGGGTGAGTGCGGCCAACTCCTTTAGCAGGGCGGGGCCGGGGGCCATGCCACGGGGCCAGCAGCTGATGGGACTGAGAAAGTCTCTGTATCGGGCCCTGCGCTCAGCCTTCAGAGCCTCACGTAGAGCCACCTGCCACATGCTGAAGGC GTTCCCCCTAAACTCTGAGATCGATAACGTGACCAACTACGTGTCTGCGGTGCCTCTGAAGGAGCTTGGACTGGGCCTGGGTATTGAGCACCTGAGTGATGAACAGGCTCAAGAGCTGACAGATGACTTCAGCCTACCTGCTTTGAAG ATGCTTTTCCAGCTGTGGGTTGGACAGAGTTCTGAGTGTTTCCGTCGACTGGCTCTCCTCTTGTCCCCCCGGAGAATTGAGGAGCTAGATGAAGGGGAGGCCTCTGCTACTCCAGCCCCACTGCTGCATCGGTCCATCTTCACAGTGATCAAACCCCTTCAAATCGCTCTGGATAGTTGCCTGAATGAAGTGCAACGTAGTTACGACTTCCACCGACACTTCGAGACTCACCTGAGGAGGACAGGCTCTGACAGAATGGGCAGAGCTAGAGAGAAATGCAGAGAGCTGAACGCCCTTCACACCTCCATCAGAAGTCTGCAGCTGCACCTCAAGGCTCTGCTCAGCGA GATGATCATCCTGGAGGATGACCTGGAGAAACTGATGGTGTCCAACGAGCCGACAGAGTTGACCTATGAGGGTTACCAGGAGATTAATGAGCGTCTgaaccagctgcagcctcacatgCAGGCcagcagtggctgctgggaggaCACTATTAACCAAGTAGGACACATGTTGAGACGGGCAAACGCCGTGTCAG GCAACACTGAGGGTTTACAGCCGAGGGGTCCTTCTGTAGCTGAAATCCCTGCTGATCCTCCATCATACCCATTGATCTTGGACAAAGACCCAGTCCCAGAAGAGCTG GAGTGGGAAGCCTACGTCTCTGACTCAGACTCCGATGGTGAGGGTCGGGGATCTTGGCCTGACATGTTGTCGCCGGTAGAACGGGAGCGGCAGCGTCGGGAGAGGGAGGAGTCCCGGCGCGTCCTGTACGAACTCAAAGCAGTGCTTGGCTTCCGTGCATCTGAgggggagaggatgaagaggaagcagcTGCTCTTCGATGACCAAG ctgctgtgaCGCCGTCAGGCCGCACTGAGATTTGTGATCTAGCGTCAGATCCGATAGGCATGGGCCCCTCTCTGGGATCAGCCGAATGTGATGGAGACGGAAGCCAAACTTCAGGGCACCCTGCAGGAAGGGAagcacaggaagaggaagcaaaGGATGGCAGGATGACGCCCAGCCCCGGCCCCGCTGCAGAACTGGCCACAGAGTTCAGCTGCGGCTCTGACGCGAAGGATGGGGAGCTGGAAGGAGCGTCGGTCTGcagacgtggaggaggaggagcatcaGAGCTACACCAATATGATGGCGTcttggaggagggggaggggtacAATGGTTTAGATTGCTTCCTGGACCCCAAAGTCCCTGCCGTTTCCGTCATGGACCGTCTGACAGAGATCCATGGCTCAGAAGTCCTCAGCTTCAACTCTGTGCTGGCCGCTCAGGTGGCAgcacgctcacactcactcatCAACATGGAGGAACAGACATTTGgagacgacgaagaggaggaggaggaggaggaggaggaggaggaggattctgACAGGAAGACCCCTGAGATGGACTAA